aataaatttaatttaattagaagtGTTAAGTTAATACAACCGTTTCAAAAAATGCTACAGTACTAGTAGTAAGTACGATTTTTACAAATGTTGAAAAGTTATCAAATACTTTATCCATATAGAaagtttactttttttataaaatatataaagtttaattttaatatattattaatgataatatttttactctatccactaattataaaatattataaatatggtttttaaaatagttattacaataatcaacaattttaaatgatatgATAATTCATAATTGATAAAACTGTACAAAAGTATAAGTTcaactatatataatatataatttgattcaGCTAAACTATCGTATTACTCAATTGATAATACTTTACCTTACTTTGTTAATGTTCAAGAAACCAAAAAgtcataatataatatttttaagggtACTCCAGTCAACTTTAaacgtatttttttaatatttctttatttcaaaatgtaagttatttacttttttttttataatttcaaaatgtaagttatttatttttataaatatttattaaaaaaataagtaaataacttacattttgaaataaataatttttttatttaaacaacATTTAAAGTTGACTGGAGTGACCTTCAATAAAAGTTGACtggagtaaaaataaaataatttcatttaaagcgTTTTATTCAACTCAAATTAAAGCATTTAAAGtatatatacaataatttaatttcattcaaaGCATTCAACGCAGTAAATGAAaagcatttaattttatttctaagaATACTAACTCAAACAATGAACTGAAGAATATTAAAGAatagaattaaatatttatttcgcaagattaatataaatattagtaCTACATTAGTTGTTTGATGCATATGTTGTgtccaaagagagagagaaagagagagagtatGAGGACCCATCCACCGCCCATAAGCACGCAGTCTTTCTGCAATCAAATCTAGTTTGGATCTGTTCTTCTCCTCAGTCTAACCCTAACCCAACACTGCATCTTCTCTCCAAAAATAAGAGAACAAGCTTCAAcctttttctcttccctcttcAACGGAAACTCCAATTTACACCGCTTTCACCATTGAAAGCCCCACCAATTGAACGTTTTTAGAGGCAAGTTGAAGTAGTAGTACAAGTCAAGTTAATCTCAATCACGACTTTGGTGACCTGGCCTGCACCAATCTCAATCTCCTATTTCCGTTTCTATCATCACTTGTCACTGCTACTCGCTACAAGTTGGATTCATCAAATTAACAAgattgatcttcaagaaaagCCAAGCCTGGTCAAATATAACAGTTTGTTCTCATTAATTTCCTTTCCATTTTGATCCATCCCATATTTTGTTTCTCTCATTTACATATACACACATACTAGAATAGCCAAATTCATTTCTACTTTTCTTGCATATGCAAATGAAGTAATAGTGTTTTAAGAGCTTCACAACTTGAGATCATTATATCTATATCGATATCCGTAGGAACTCTATTATACATCGAATAGAATCATATAACCGCAATGGATCCAATCTCGGCACATGGTCATTCCCTCCCCCCTCCTTTTCACACAAGAGATCTCCATCTGCACcaccagcagcaacaacaacaacaccagTTCCAAAGCTTAAACCAAGCCACCGAGGACGAGAACAGCGGCAGCAGCGGCGCGCAGAAAAGGGAACGCGAAGAAAACAGCAACGGCAACAACGAAGGTGCAGGTGAGGCTGAGATAACAAGAAGGCCTCGAGGAAGACCAGCAGGGTCCAAAAACAAGCCTAAGCCACCCATTATCATCACCCGCGACAGCGCCAACGCCATGAGAACCCACATGATGGAGGTGGCAGACGGCTACGACATCGTGGAAAGCGTGTCTGAGTTCGCCAGGAAACGCCAGAGAGGGATTTGCATCATGAGCGGCACCGGCACCGTCACCAACGTCACCCTCCGGCAACCGGCTTCATCGGGTTCGGTTGTCACTCTTCACGGAAGGTTCGAGATCTTGTCCCTCTCGGGATCGTTCCTTCCACCACCTGCGCCACCGGCCGCGTCTGGTTTGACCATCTATCTGGCCGGTGGTCAGGGACAGGTGGTGGGAGGAAGCGTTGTTGGAACACTGGTTGCTTCAGGGCCCGTGGTGATCATGGCCGCCTCGTTTAGCAACGCTGCTTATGAGAGGCTTCCTTTGGAGGATGAGGACCCTAATTCGCTGCAAATGCAAGGAGGTTCAATTGGGTCACCCGGTGCAAGTGGTGTTGGCCAGTCACAGCTTCTAGGAGGGGATGCTACCGCTCCACTTTTCCATGGTTTGCCTCCTAACCTTCTCAATTCTGTTCAGATGCCATCTGAGCCATTCTGGGCGGCATCTACTCGCCCACCTTTCTGA
This region of Glycine soja cultivar W05 chromosome 17, ASM419377v2, whole genome shotgun sequence genomic DNA includes:
- the LOC114392351 gene encoding AT-hook motif nuclear-localized protein 24-like, whose translation is MDPISAHGHSLPPPFHTRDLHLHHQQQQQQHQFQSLNQATEDENSGSSGAQKREREENSNGNNEGAGEAEITRRPRGRPAGSKNKPKPPIIITRDSANAMRTHMMEVADGYDIVESVSEFARKRQRGICIMSGTGTVTNVTLRQPASSGSVVTLHGRFEILSLSGSFLPPPAPPAASGLTIYLAGGQGQVVGGSVVGTLVASGPVVIMAASFSNAAYERLPLEDEDPNSLQMQGGSIGSPGASGVGQSQLLGGDATAPLFHGLPPNLLNSVQMPSEPFWAASTRPPF